The Bacteroidota bacterium genome segment AATCGCTTTCTTCTTGTATTCTGTTTGACAAAATGGATAAAGAAGTAGTGTCTGAGATTCTTGCTTCTTCGCAAAGGGGAAAATATTCTACCGGTGATCTATTGATTGAAAAAGGATCTGTTCCAAAGGCTCTTTTTATTATTGAAAGCGGTACAGTTGGAATTTATAACGAAGATGTTTTACTTGTAAGGTTGAGTGAATTATCTATTTTGGGTGAAAGTTTTTTGGCTGATGCATCAGCAACTGCCACTATTGTAGCCCTTACGGAATTAAAGACACTGGAAATAAAAACAGATCATTTCTATAATCTGGCAGTGAAGTATCCGCAATTAATATTCAATCTTTTTGCAATTAATCATCAACGACTTAGAAATTCAAATGAATCTGCTCTCAAGGAAGCACATGCACGTGAAGAAAAACTTGCATTGTTAGTGAAAGAGCGTACCGCTGAATTAAATAAAACACTCGAAGATCTTGTTAAAACCAATTCTGAATTAGAAGAAACACGTGACAGTTTAATTGAAACACAAAAGTTCCGCCAGCAATTTCTTGCAAACATGAGCCATGAAATTCGTACGCCTATGAATGCAATTGTAGGTTTAACGAATTTGTTGTTGAAATCCAAACTAGACGCACAGCAAGACAAATATCTGAATGCTATAAAAAAGAGTGGAGCAAATTTACTCGTTATCATAAATGATATTCTTGACCTAGCAAAGATCGAATCAGGAAAAATGGAATTGGAAAAAGTTCCATTCCCTTTGGTTGCTGCAATAAAAAATATCCATACAATTCTTAATCTGAAAGCGGAGGAAAAAGGTATTCAGATGATTGAAAATGTTTCCCCTGATATTCCTGAATGGGTGATGGGTGATGAAACGAGAATTACACAGGTAATTATGAACCTTGCAGGAAATGCAATTAAGTTCACAACCAAAGGAAGTGTTACAGTTGATGTCACTCTGGAAAGTAAAATTGAAGATAAGTGCAGAGTAAAGTTCAGTGTTAAAGATACCGGAATAGGAATTCCCGAAGATAAGATTGATAAGATCTTTGAAAGCTTTGGACAAGCTTCTGCAGATACTACACGTAAATTTGGTGGTACAGGACTTGGTCTCACTATTTCAAAGCAACTTGTGGAAATGCATGGCGGAGAAGTAAAGGTGAAGAGTGTAGTTGGCGAAGGATCTGATTTCTATTTCATCATTGATTATTCACAGACAATTAAACCTGTTGAAGAAAATATCGACGACTCTGCAGCAGGACATAATATGAAAGGGAAGAAGATATTATTGGTAGAAGACAATGAATTCAATCAGCTTGTTGCAGTTGATACAATAAACGATCTCTTTCCGGATGTAATTGTTGAAGTAGCGGAAAACGGAATTGAAGCGTTGAAAAAACTTGAGAGCAACGAATACTCATTTGTATTTATGGATATTCAAATGCCGGAAATGGATGGATATGAAACAACAAGACAAATTCGTAAATTGAATGGTGAAAAAGGACTGATCAGAATTTGTGCAATGACAGCAAATGTTACCAAAGACGAGATAGACGCTTGTCTCGCCTCTGGAATGAATGACTATATGATGAAGCCATTCACACATGAAATTCTGAAGGAGAAAATCTTAAAAAACACTTTTGTTCACGCATAATAGATCCTTTGATGAACCGCTACGATAAAGTATTTTCTTTTATGACTGAAAAGCTGGAAGCAGAAATGCCTGCACGGCTTTCATATCATAGCCTGAATCATATTTTAGATGTGTTAGGTGCGGCGATTAATCTTGCAGAATTAGAAAAACTTTCTGAAGCCGAAACAGAACTTTTAAAAATTGCTGTCCTGTTTCATGATGCAGGGTTTATTAAAACTATCAGAGGTCATGAAGAAGTTGGATGTAATATGGCAAATGAAATTTTACCTCCATTTGGATTCAACAAGCAGGAGATAGATATTATTTCGGGAATGATCATGGCAACTAAATATCCGCCTGCACCCAAAACACTTTCTGAAAAAATTATCTGTGATGCAGATCTTGATTATCTCGGTCGCGATGATTTCTTTGAAATCGGAAATAAACTTTTTAATGAATTGCGTTCACAAGGTTCCTTGTCCAGCGAAAATGAATGGAACTCTCTCCAGGTCAACTTTCTCACCACACACCGGTATTTTACAGAAGCATCAAAACAATTGCGCGAAGAAAAAAAGAAAATTCATTTGCGCGAAGTGAAAAAGTTGGTGATGGCTTCGAATGAGGATTTATAGAAAATATTTTATCTGAAGCTGGATTCATGTGGCTAAAGCCATGCGAGTGCTTGACTTTCTTTTTAATCCGTCAGCTAAAGCTGACGGCAATAAAGTAGGCGCTATTTAGGATTAAAAGATTTAATTCATACAAATTAATTATTCCTGACTTTCATAAACAAACCTATCTTTTTAAGTTGCACTTTTATTGCAGTCAGCTTTAGCTGACGGTTAAAGAGAAAAAAAAGGTGCCGGACTTTAGCCAAACTTATCGTTTAGAAATAGATTTCAACTGTATTTCCCCATTGCCGTCTACTTTTTTGCCGTCTACTTTATTGCCGTCAGCTTTAGCTGACGGAAGAAGAAAGAATCTAACCAGCCCTCGGCTTTAGCCACATTTTTATCTTGAATCAAGCAATTAATTCTAATAAATGCGGGAAAGTAATTCAATCATAACAAAAAACATTTTCATAAATGATAACCTAATTATATTTGAACAAATCTTTTTAAAACAATTATATGTCGTACGCAAGAATTTGGGTTCATTTAGTTTTTGCAACTAAAGAACGAGCACCATATTTAAATAAATTAATTAGAGACGATGTTTTTAAACATATTATAGAAAACGGTAAAAAGAAAAACATCTATTTGAGAAATGTAAATGGATATGACGATCATGTACATTGCTTATTATCGCTTGCAAAAGATCAAACTATTTCACAAGTTGCTCAATTAATAAAAGGAGAATCTTCGTTTTGGATTAACAAGAACAAATTAACAAAGGAAAAATTTGCCTGGCAAGATGATTATTATGCAGTTTCTGTATGTGAGTCACAATTGTTAAAAGTTGCAGACTACATTAATAATCAAGAAAGCCATCATGCAAACAGAACATTTAAAGAAGAATTAGACGAACTCATCAGAGAGCATGGGCTCAATATTATTTCAACATAAACGAAACCCCTGCACTAATGCCCACTGCAGAATATTTCTGCTCAAATCCCGCATCATCTTTTACTATTGAATTCAAATTCATCTGATACTTTGGTCGCAATAAAATATGAATTCCGGGAGACATACAATATTTTAATTCCAATCCGACCTGACCATTCAGAATAATTTTCCTGAACAAATCAGGATCGCTAATTTTCACTACATCATTCCCGGCATTGTTTAGATAATATCCTTTACTGTAAACCAACATTCCCGCAGATACACCCGCTGACACACCGTATTTGAATTTCTTTTTGCCAAAGTAATAACTAAGTGTTACCGGCATTTCAACATATGAAATAATATTTGTTCCTGTACTTTTCAGAATATTTTGATTGATAACAATCTGTTCGATAGAATCACTTTGCTGAATGTAATTGCTGTCAAGTCTTTGAATTGTTTGCTGTGAAAGATAAACAAACCCGTAAACGTAATTTGTATCTGTAACAATTACATTAGTTAAGAATGTATTCCAGTAACTGTTGTCGATCAGAAACATACTTTTCACACCGGGATCATAATTTACTTTTTCTCCGTATTGAGTATATCCTAACCCTAAGGAAATAGAATAATGATCAGTAGATCTTGAAACTGCCAGATTCAATTGTGGAGTTAACACTTCTGTTTCCCAGGAATTTCTTCTGTGTTCAACCATCAGATTTTCAAATCCGGAAATGGATTTCGAGATTTGATTTACACCTGCAAATATTTCGAAACGATATTCTGCAGTATTTTTTGATTTCGGAGTTTTAATTTCTTCTCCTCTGGTTGAATTCAGCTGATGCTGTGCTCTTTCAATTTCAAATTTATTGAAATGTCTTGAATGAAGTGCATAAACTGGCAATTGAGTTTTATTGCTTTCAGATGAAAATGCAACGACCGTGGCGTCTGAACTTATGACCTCTTTCGTATTTAAATTGCTGTTAATGATATTATTTGTTGGGAATATGCCTGATGAAATATCCGGAGTTCCCTGAACAGTAGTTTGGGCTTTTGAATTCGTTGCAGATTTATTTTCACCCGATGAAATTGGTAAAGTGTTTTTTGAGATAAATGAATTTGCAGTTGATTGCTTTTCTGTTTTTGCAATTCTCGGAAGTTCAGTATTATTTTTCTTATTAATGGAATTGGTATTTTTGCTGGAAATATTTTGTTCAGTTAAAATTTCGGTTTTGTGATTTTCTGTACCTGTAGTTTTAATTGACGAATTGTTTTCAGAAATGTTTTTCTGCAGGGAATTATTTTCTTCAGGTGAGTTTTTTTCAATAGCAGCAACAGGAGTTTCAATTCCCTTATGAGAATCAGATAAAATTACACTTTTGTCAGAAGCGATATATAATAGTGACCCGGCAATGGTCAAAACGGAAATGATCCAGAGGGCAGCTTTGCGGCGACGTTTTACTTTGTAATGATTGTCGAGAAGTTTTTCGGCACCTGACCAAAAATCTTCCGGCTTCAATTCTGTCTTCATGATAGTATTTTATTAGAAATGCGATCATTCTTTCTGATCTCATCTATCAATGTTCGTAATGCTTTCTTGGCCCTGTGTAAGTGAACTTTTGATGTTGAAGAGGAAATGCCAAGTAATTTGCCGATCTCTTCATGTTTGTATCCATCTATAACATATAGATTGAAGACTGCTTTATTCATCTCGGGAAGCTGATCAACAGCTTCGATTATTTTTTCTTTGTCGATCGTATGTTCGATCTCTTCTTCTACTGTCAGATTGTTTTCGTAGTATGAAACTTCCGTTGTTTCAATCAATCTTTTATAATTACTGTTTTTTCTGAATTCGTCAATGATATAATTGATGGCAATTCTTCTTGCCCATAATTCAAAAGGGACATCTTTGGCTTTTGGTATATATGTAGAAATATTTTTAACCATCTTATAAAAAACCATATTCAGCGCAGCCATACAATCGTCTTTATTGATATAATAACGACGACAAATTGCATACAGAGACTGGAAACACTCACGGTACAGATCGTAATGTGCTTTCCGGTCATCTTTCCGGCAACGTTCTAAAAGTTCTTTCGATGGCTTCATCTTAAAATGGAAAAAGGATGTTGTAAAATTTACAACATCCTAGTTTCATAACCTGAACTTTTATTCTTTTATAAACCTGGCAAAAGATTTTTCTCCTGACCGTGTTTGAACTTCAAGGAAATAAATTCCTGAAGCTAGTCCGGATATATCTATTTCAGAACTTTCACCTGATAACATTCCTTCTTTCATTTTCTGACTTGAAACGGAAAGGATAGAATAAATCGTTGTGCCTGACTTAGGGGATGAGGTTACGACAATTCTATCCTTTGAAGGGTTGGGGTAAATACTGGAAATTAGGGAAACATTCTCTTCTACATTAACTGTGTTAAGTTGTGTTGGGGAAACAACATTGATCGTAAAGCCAACATTTGAGCTACGATAAATGATCATTCCTGTTGAGTCAACTGTTAAACTATCGCAATATGTATTTGTACATCCACTGAAATCTGAAACAGTTAAACAGATCTGGAATGTTCCATGGGTTGTATAATTGTGGATAGGATATGCAGCTGTAGATATATTTCCATCACCAAATTGCCATACGAAACTTAGATTAGTTCCGCTTGATAAATTCACAACTGCTAATTGATAAGGCGAAAGTTGTGTAAAGATAAAATAAGAGGTACAGAATACAGGAGTAATGATTGCTGTATCAACAACAATTGTCTGGAAAGTTGAATCAGCACAAGTAGTTCCGTTGTCAATTGAAAACCCTACACTATAGGTTCCCGGTGAACTATATGTATGAACAGGGAATCTGTCAGTACTTAGTGGACTACCATCACCAAAGTTCCAT includes the following:
- a CDS encoding response regulator, which codes for MTDIKQSLSSCILFDKMDKEVVSEILASSQRGKYSTGDLLIEKGSVPKALFIIESGTVGIYNEDVLLVRLSELSILGESFLADASATATIVALTELKTLEIKTDHFYNLAVKYPQLIFNLFAINHQRLRNSNESALKEAHAREEKLALLVKERTAELNKTLEDLVKTNSELEETRDSLIETQKFRQQFLANMSHEIRTPMNAIVGLTNLLLKSKLDAQQDKYLNAIKKSGANLLVIINDILDLAKIESGKMELEKVPFPLVAAIKNIHTILNLKAEEKGIQMIENVSPDIPEWVMGDETRITQVIMNLAGNAIKFTTKGSVTVDVTLESKIEDKCRVKFSVKDTGIGIPEDKIDKIFESFGQASADTTRKFGGTGLGLTISKQLVEMHGGEVKVKSVVGEGSDFYFIIDYSQTIKPVEENIDDSAAGHNMKGKKILLVEDNEFNQLVAVDTINDLFPDVIVEVAENGIEALKKLESNEYSFVFMDIQMPEMDGYETTRQIRKLNGEKGLIRICAMTANVTKDEIDACLASGMNDYMMKPFTHEILKEKILKNTFVHA
- a CDS encoding HD domain-containing protein, with the translated sequence MNRYDKVFSFMTEKLEAEMPARLSYHSLNHILDVLGAAINLAELEKLSEAETELLKIAVLFHDAGFIKTIRGHEEVGCNMANEILPPFGFNKQEIDIISGMIMATKYPPAPKTLSEKIICDADLDYLGRDDFFEIGNKLFNELRSQGSLSSENEWNSLQVNFLTTHRYFTEASKQLREEKKKIHLREVKKLVMASNEDL
- the tnpA gene encoding IS200/IS605 family transposase: MSYARIWVHLVFATKERAPYLNKLIRDDVFKHIIENGKKKNIYLRNVNGYDDHVHCLLSLAKDQTISQVAQLIKGESSFWINKNKLTKEKFAWQDDYYAVSVCESQLLKVADYINNQESHHANRTFKEELDELIREHGLNIIST
- a CDS encoding RNA polymerase sigma factor, producing the protein MKPSKELLERCRKDDRKAHYDLYRECFQSLYAICRRYYINKDDCMAALNMVFYKMVKNISTYIPKAKDVPFELWARRIAINYIIDEFRKNSNYKRLIETTEVSYYENNLTVEEEIEHTIDKEKIIEAVDQLPEMNKAVFNLYVIDGYKHEEIGKLLGISSSTSKVHLHRAKKALRTLIDEIRKNDRISNKILS